A single window of Granulicella mallensis MP5ACTX8 DNA harbors:
- a CDS encoding efflux RND transporter periplasmic adaptor subunit has protein sequence MALCRRLLALVTLTTGAACLLTSCHQATPVAALDVPGVPVASVAPATLTNDLVLTAEFVPYQDVDVMAKVAGYVKNIRVDIGDHVRQGDLLATLEVPELQDEMAKANAGVAAAQANVVTARGAIQRAQAEANITHLSFQRIQDVLTREPGLVPRQEVDVAQSRDLEAAAQLAGAQSALNAALQTKSQAESELSRTNAMLQYASIRAPFAGVITKRYANTGSMIQAGISSQTQAMPVVRLAENSLLRLMLPVPVNAVAEIHDGQPVDVNVVTLGRTIKGKITRYADSLQASTRTMETEVDVPNPDGKLVPGMYAEVHLHLADHPNVLSVPVDAIDGLGSSVQHAYVVRGNELHLVSVTVGLQTPTRVEILSGLSSGDQVVVGRHSGLSDGEKVDAHPASYEANGTSRS, from the coding sequence ATGGCTCTTTGCCGACGACTGCTGGCGCTCGTCACGCTGACTACAGGTGCCGCATGCCTGTTGACCTCTTGCCATCAGGCCACTCCTGTTGCTGCTCTCGATGTGCCAGGCGTTCCCGTTGCCTCCGTCGCTCCGGCGACGCTGACCAACGACCTGGTCCTGACGGCCGAGTTTGTGCCTTACCAGGATGTCGACGTGATGGCCAAGGTGGCGGGCTATGTCAAAAACATTCGCGTCGATATCGGCGACCACGTTCGGCAGGGCGATCTGCTTGCCACTCTCGAGGTCCCCGAACTACAGGACGAAATGGCAAAGGCGAACGCCGGTGTCGCTGCGGCACAGGCGAACGTCGTTACAGCAAGGGGAGCGATTCAGCGAGCCCAGGCTGAAGCGAACATCACGCATCTCTCTTTCCAGCGAATTCAGGATGTTCTAACCAGAGAGCCTGGCCTGGTTCCGCGGCAGGAAGTAGATGTCGCGCAGTCGCGTGACCTTGAGGCTGCCGCGCAGCTTGCCGGTGCGCAGTCGGCGCTCAATGCAGCTCTGCAGACAAAGTCGCAGGCTGAATCCGAGCTCTCTCGCACGAATGCGATGCTTCAGTATGCGAGCATCCGCGCTCCTTTTGCCGGGGTCATCACCAAGCGCTATGCCAATACCGGCTCCATGATCCAGGCAGGCATCTCGTCACAGACCCAGGCCATGCCGGTGGTGCGACTGGCAGAGAACAGCCTTCTTCGCCTGATGCTGCCTGTACCAGTGAACGCAGTTGCCGAGATTCATGACGGGCAACCGGTCGATGTGAATGTCGTTACCTTGGGCCGAACCATCAAGGGCAAGATCACACGCTATGCCGACTCCTTGCAGGCTTCGACCCGCACGATGGAGACCGAGGTTGACGTGCCGAATCCAGACGGCAAGCTCGTTCCCGGTATGTATGCGGAGGTCCATCTACATCTCGCCGATCATCCCAATGTGCTTAGCGTTCCTGTAGATGCGATCGATGGCCTTGGCAGCAGCGTGCAGCATGCCTATGTCGTTCGCGGAAACGAGCTGCATCTGGTGAGCGTCACAGTGGGTCTGCAGACACCCACGCGTGTCGAGATACTCTCCGGTCTGAGCAGCGGTGACCAGGTGGTTGTGGGCCGCCATAGCGGACTCTCCGACGGAGAAAAGGTAGACGCGCATCCCGCGAGCTACGAGGCCAACGGCACCAGCCGTAGCTGA